A window from Candidatus Zixiibacteriota bacterium encodes these proteins:
- a CDS encoding GDSL-type esterase/lipase family protein, producing MRGGRRWFLWLLAILTVLSGLEGAGRMVGMPILPPPEQFVVAPEWRYPDQIARDPVLFWRYRPNRTIHSNFFAPGVYTINSHGFRTPEFLFEKTPGTTRVVCLGESTTFGYGVANGQTYPRKLEEYLNAHDEQKRRWEVISLGVTDYSTYQGVRLAEQMLPRLTPDIVLMLFSWGDLQPGAAETPDSDLEMPAAWTMILQDMWLRSAIVRHALALRHKWGPARRPIEPGGLTIRRVPGNEYAPNIEKICLVARRIGARSIVLTPPIAWPPAGYSDDTGIFKYHHRYHQMARYGATLGHSPFIELAAVFDRHPEFFDDTARDFAHFNAAGHAYAGEYIGRTLLSATPPPEPEPMR from the coding sequence ATGAGGGGCGGACGACGTTGGTTTCTGTGGCTGCTGGCAATCCTGACCGTGCTGTCAGGTCTGGAAGGGGCGGGCCGCATGGTCGGTATGCCGATTCTGCCGCCGCCCGAGCAGTTCGTCGTTGCTCCAGAATGGCGTTACCCAGACCAAATCGCACGTGATCCTGTTCTCTTCTGGCGCTATCGGCCGAATCGGACCATCCACAGCAACTTTTTCGCGCCGGGTGTTTACACGATTAACTCCCACGGTTTTCGCACACCGGAGTTCTTGTTCGAGAAGACTCCAGGCACCACGCGTGTCGTCTGTCTGGGCGAATCGACCACGTTCGGCTACGGCGTCGCCAACGGTCAGACATACCCGCGCAAACTCGAGGAATACCTTAATGCTCACGACGAACAGAAGCGCCGTTGGGAGGTCATCAGCCTCGGTGTCACCGACTACTCGACCTACCAGGGTGTGCGGCTGGCCGAGCAGATGCTGCCGCGATTGACGCCCGATATCGTACTGATGTTGTTTAGCTGGGGCGACTTGCAGCCGGGCGCCGCTGAGACACCCGATTCCGATTTGGAAATGCCGGCGGCGTGGACAATGATATTGCAGGACATGTGGTTGCGTTCGGCCATAGTCCGGCATGCCTTGGCACTGCGTCACAAATGGGGACCGGCGCGACGGCCAATCGAACCGGGCGGTTTGACGATCCGTCGCGTCCCCGGCAATGAATACGCACCCAACATCGAGAAGATCTGCCTGGTGGCGCGTCGGATCGGGGCACGGTCGATCGTTCTGACACCGCCCATTGCCTGGCCGCCGGCGGGGTATTCCGATGATACCGGGATATTCAAGTATCATCACCGATACCATCAGATGGCGCGCTACGGGGCAACGCTTGGGCACAGCCCGTTTATCGAATTGGCGGCTGTGTTTGATCGACATCCGGAATTCTTCGACGACACCGCGCGCGACTTCGCCCATTTCAATGCCGCCGGGCACGCGTACGCGGGCGAGTACATCGGTCGAACATTGCTGTCGGCGACGCCGCCGCCGGAGCCCGAGCCGATGCGATAG
- a CDS encoding type II CAAX endopeptidase family protein: MDSPPNQSPENDPQPIFEAFPRSRPPWRVEHAILYFVVAAIVSVVLGALLINVVGFYGSVLIAEIVGFGLIPLALTRRFATELPRQLQHPQVPRSFWMWTVIAVVAFATLHSNLPVLIDRFYPIPKEQFELFRRYLAADTPAQFLFFVLVAAVVPAICEELAFRGLIQSGLRRSLGPKIAVIAAGFLFALLHLNPWNFIGLWVFGCFLGYLVERSGTLYPSILGHMLNNSMALLVFSLQSAEEWDEPLEFIPWYWTLVAGLVLVGAVIKLHQSSGLQPEQVSPEPIIAPEPPR; the protein is encoded by the coding sequence ATGGACTCGCCACCCAACCAGTCGCCCGAGAATGACCCACAGCCGATCTTCGAGGCATTCCCGCGCAGCCGTCCACCTTGGCGGGTCGAACACGCGATCCTCTATTTCGTCGTTGCCGCGATCGTCTCGGTCGTATTGGGCGCACTGTTGATCAATGTGGTGGGGTTCTATGGCTCCGTGCTGATCGCCGAGATTGTCGGTTTCGGCCTGATCCCGCTTGCGCTCACGCGACGGTTTGCGACCGAATTGCCGCGACAACTGCAACATCCGCAGGTGCCGCGATCATTCTGGATGTGGACGGTCATTGCCGTCGTCGCCTTCGCCACCTTGCACAGCAACCTGCCGGTGCTGATCGACCGCTTCTATCCGATTCCCAAGGAGCAGTTCGAGTTGTTCCGGCGTTATCTGGCGGCCGACACGCCCGCGCAGTTCTTGTTCTTTGTGCTCGTGGCGGCGGTTGTTCCTGCCATTTGTGAAGAGTTGGCTTTTCGCGGGTTGATTCAAAGCGGCCTGCGGCGTTCGTTGGGGCCGAAGATCGCCGTCATTGCGGCGGGTTTTTTGTTTGCCCTACTGCATCTGAATCCGTGGAATTTCATCGGGCTGTGGGTATTCGGATGCTTTCTGGGGTATCTGGTCGAGCGCAGCGGAACCCTGTACCCCTCGATTCTCGGACACATGCTGAACAATTCGATGGCGTTGCTGGTTTTTTCCCTGCAATCGGCGGAGGAGTGGGACGAACCGTTAGAGTTCATTCCCTGGTATTGGACGCTCGTCGCCGGTTTGGTTCTCGTTGGTGCGGTGATAAAGCTCCATCAATCATCGGGTTTACAGCCGGAGCAGGTCTCACCCGAACCGATTATCGCTCCGGAGCCGCCCAGGTAA
- a CDS encoding HAMP domain-containing sensor histidine kinase, which produces MKTQSTATAARALEPQLEQQVRALERAQRTQLHWRAQMAAEIAHDLNNYLAILSGNAELLMMQMDDDIPAPARKCLDNMRRALGQLGVMADAFLKSRSQTDQAERVDLGGFLAFQTLFFKPQKWFQKIVLETRCANPLPVVACRAGELQLILFNILLNAAEALNHPDVTGSTITLCAEPGNDRETVCLSIADDGPGIPDPMLSGIFTRAVTTHGERRGLGLILAGQLAVRSGGELSISNHSPHGVEVRLSLPVAPQTTPVRTAIPAGISPDLEP; this is translated from the coding sequence GTGAAGACGCAGTCAACGGCGACCGCTGCCCGAGCGTTGGAGCCGCAACTCGAGCAGCAGGTCCGGGCGCTGGAACGCGCCCAGCGCACGCAATTACATTGGCGCGCTCAGATGGCCGCCGAGATCGCGCACGATCTCAACAACTATCTTGCGATTCTCAGTGGCAACGCCGAGCTGCTGATGATGCAGATGGACGATGACATTCCTGCGCCCGCCCGCAAATGCCTCGACAACATGCGCCGCGCCCTCGGTCAATTGGGCGTTATGGCGGATGCCTTCCTCAAGTCACGATCCCAGACCGATCAGGCCGAACGCGTCGATCTGGGAGGATTTCTCGCTTTCCAGACGCTGTTTTTCAAGCCGCAAAAATGGTTCCAGAAGATCGTCCTCGAAACAAGGTGCGCGAATCCGCTGCCGGTAGTGGCCTGTCGTGCCGGGGAGTTGCAACTTATCCTCTTCAACATTCTCTTGAATGCCGCCGAGGCGCTGAACCACCCCGATGTCACCGGGTCGACGATAACGCTGTGTGCTGAACCGGGCAACGACCGGGAGACCGTCTGCCTCTCCATCGCGGATGATGGGCCGGGGATACCGGATCCGATGCTGTCGGGCATCTTCACCCGGGCGGTCACGACACACGGCGAACGGCGCGGGCTCGGTCTGATCCTGGCCGGCCAGCTTGCGGTCCGCAGCGGTGGCGAGCTTTCGATCTCCAACCACAGTCCGCACGGTGTCGAGGTGCGACTTTCGCTGCCAGTAGCTCCTCAGACAACCCCCGTGCGCACAGCGATTCCCGCCGGTATCTCACCGGACTTAGAACCGTAG
- a CDS encoding FAD-dependent thymidylate synthase, with amino-acid sequence MPSSASERATVTESARRIYLMKDLPPEVVAVAFAKTSRSPEPFDKIAEELTESASAQFHEKWVVGYGHASVAEHAMLSIAVENVSIIAAKAIEDNRLASYTEKSTRYQIYDPERVYRPASFRVHPELNRRYEELITGLLSTYIEWSERAIDHLKAQFPLEAGKSERMWHARLRARACDAIRYLLPTATLTNLGWTINARALAGAIRKLTGSPLPELRQIGEEVKAVAYEKVPTLLKYAEPDMARAAGIKDVQDSLNGTPHAQSRIVSDIPPDVRVLRYERDALQVLAVSVAYQGQMGDWARAEQVVAAMSEGEKRELIGRVLVPLGPFDPLPRAFEHINYLIEITVDYGAWRDIQRHRIGTQLPQELTPDLGYTVPALIEEMGLRAEFEQWIGRSAAAYDAIHAELPDEAVYALLLAFRKRSLFHWNLREVFHFVKLRGTSKGHDAYRAVAHDLWRKVLEVHPWLGGLLYPLGEDARP; translated from the coding sequence GTGCCCTCATCTGCTTCAGAACGCGCCACGGTGACCGAATCGGCCCGCCGCATCTATCTAATGAAGGACCTGCCACCGGAGGTTGTCGCGGTGGCGTTTGCCAAGACCTCCCGTTCGCCGGAACCGTTCGACAAGATCGCCGAGGAGCTCACCGAGAGCGCCTCAGCCCAGTTTCACGAAAAGTGGGTGGTCGGATACGGCCACGCGTCGGTGGCTGAGCATGCGATGCTTTCGATCGCGGTCGAGAATGTCTCGATTATTGCCGCCAAGGCGATCGAAGATAACCGACTGGCATCATACACCGAGAAATCGACGCGCTATCAAATCTATGACCCTGAGCGAGTCTACCGCCCGGCGTCGTTTCGCGTCCACCCTGAGTTGAATCGACGCTACGAAGAATTGATTACCGGCCTGCTGAGCACTTACATCGAATGGTCGGAACGTGCCATCGACCACCTGAAAGCGCAATTCCCGCTCGAAGCAGGAAAGTCGGAGCGGATGTGGCATGCGCGCCTGCGTGCCAGGGCATGCGATGCAATCCGTTACCTTTTGCCGACTGCAACGCTGACCAATCTGGGCTGGACCATCAATGCCCGTGCATTGGCGGGGGCAATCCGTAAGCTGACCGGCTCGCCGTTGCCGGAACTGCGCCAGATCGGCGAAGAGGTCAAGGCAGTCGCCTATGAGAAAGTCCCGACCCTGCTGAAGTACGCCGAACCCGATATGGCGCGCGCCGCCGGCATCAAAGATGTACAAGATTCGTTGAACGGCACACCACACGCACAGTCGCGAATCGTCTCCGACATCCCTCCCGATGTGCGAGTCCTGCGCTATGAACGCGATGCACTGCAAGTCCTCGCTGTCTCAGTCGCCTATCAGGGTCAGATGGGCGATTGGGCGCGCGCCGAACAGGTTGTCGCCGCCATGTCCGAAGGGGAGAAGCGAGAACTGATCGGGCGCGTCCTGGTCCCGTTGGGGCCGTTTGATCCTCTGCCGCGCGCATTCGAACACATCAACTATTTGATCGAGATCACCGTCGACTACGGCGCATGGCGCGACATCCAGCGCCACCGCATCGGCACGCAACTGCCGCAGGAACTGACGCCGGACTTGGGGTACACCGTCCCGGCACTGATCGAGGAGATGGGATTGCGCGCCGAATTCGAGCAGTGGATCGGGCGCTCGGCTGCGGCCTATGATGCGATTCACGCCGAGTTGCCCGATGAAGCGGTTTATGCGCTGCTATTGGCATTTCGCAAGCGGTCGCTCTTCCATTGGAATCTCCGCGAAGTATTCCACTTCGTGAAGCTTCGCGGCACCAGCAAAGGGCACGATGCCTATCGTGCCGTCGCCCACGACTTGTGGCGCAAGGTGCTTGAAGTCCATCCGTGGCTCGGCGGGTTGCTCTATCCGTTGGGCGAAGACGCCCGGCCATAG
- a CDS encoding aminopeptidase → MKDARLIKLADTLVNYSTAVKPGEKVLVETKGHDTLELSREIITQVARAGGLPFWFHNDEEVERRWILNATEEQIKEYGKMHLRMMKDMVCYIAVRGSNNSYTLADIPSERMGWFKKHYYKPVHLEQRVKRTRWVVLRYPNAAMAQLAETSREAFEDFYFNVCNVDYPKMSKAQDVLADVMRKTDRVHIKGPGTDLQFSIKGIPPVKCDGHRNIPDGEVYTAPVRDSINGEITYNVPSIYESALFNGIHFVFKKGRIVKATCSGDNAKLNKILDTDPGARYVGEFSFGLNPNVNKPMKDTLFDEKIFGSIHLTPGQCYDEAPNGNRSAVHWDLVLIQTQEYGGGEIHLDGKLARKDGIFVHPALKDKLSAKALR, encoded by the coding sequence ATGAAAGATGCCCGTTTGATCAAACTCGCCGACACGCTGGTCAACTACTCCACCGCCGTCAAACCCGGCGAGAAGGTCCTGGTGGAAACCAAAGGCCATGACACGCTGGAATTGTCACGTGAGATTATCACGCAGGTCGCCAGGGCCGGCGGGCTGCCGTTCTGGTTTCACAACGACGAGGAAGTCGAGCGCCGCTGGATCCTGAACGCGACCGAAGAGCAGATTAAAGAGTACGGGAAGATGCACCTGCGGATGATGAAAGACATGGTCTGCTACATCGCGGTGCGCGGCTCCAACAATTCGTATACGCTCGCGGATATTCCCTCCGAACGCATGGGATGGTTTAAGAAGCACTACTACAAACCGGTACATCTGGAGCAGCGTGTCAAACGGACGCGCTGGGTCGTGCTGCGATACCCCAACGCCGCGATGGCGCAACTGGCCGAGACATCGCGCGAGGCATTCGAGGACTTCTATTTCAACGTCTGCAACGTCGACTATCCCAAAATGTCGAAGGCGCAGGATGTCCTGGCCGATGTCATGCGCAAGACCGACCGTGTCCACATCAAAGGGCCGGGGACCGATTTGCAATTCTCGATCAAGGGCATCCCGCCGGTCAAATGCGATGGTCACCGCAACATCCCCGACGGCGAGGTCTACACCGCGCCGGTGCGCGACTCGATCAACGGCGAGATCACATACAACGTGCCGTCGATCTATGAGTCAGCGCTCTTCAATGGCATTCACTTCGTGTTCAAGAAGGGTAGGATCGTCAAGGCCACGTGCAGCGGGGACAACGCCAAGCTCAACAAGATTCTCGACACCGATCCGGGCGCGCGCTACGTCGGTGAATTCTCCTTCGGGCTGAATCCCAACGTCAACAAGCCGATGAAAGATACGCTCTTCGATGAGAAGATTTTCGGCTCGATCCATCTGACCCCGGGGCAGTGCTATGATGAAGCCCCCAACGGCAACAGATCCGCGGTGCACTGGGATCTGGTGCTCATTCAGACCCAGGAGTACGGCGGCGGCGAGATTCACCTCGACGGCAAGCTGGCGCGCAAAGACGGGATATTTGTGCATCCGGCACTGAAGGACAAGCTGTCGGCAAAGGCGTTGCGCTAA
- the tilS gene encoding tRNA lysidine(34) synthetase TilS, which translates to MIGIPSLPEVMGQCASDKCVGFQRVIDSVAGYFGRYGCPADHDGVLVALSGGPDSVALLSVMLHGARAKGWTLAAGHVNYRLRGTESDDDERFCRALCRTWEVPIHVHRVPLSSVPVANRQHWARTVRYDFFKQVADDLAGHWIATGHHLNDRAESFAAAVLDAGGTFALAGIPPVRGRIIRPLFDCHRGDILAMLDSLCIPYRTDRSNDDVRYHRNVIRHEILPQWERRNPSIAEGLARTASQLWEQRRFLEKCAARLIDDSVRGTHLGRITLAAEVLSSADDALDPYILRLLAGRIGIDWLPTTATVERFRLLRHDPDGPAKTVEQGRLRVLRSMRMLACEDRSRVQEIESEAAALVQQGSTLNLNRTYLRLRVQQVQPAAFDDRQMAYIDLDSLQGRVALRRPQNGDRYRPIGLRGTKKLSDIFAERRIPAFQRADVPVLADNAGILWPVGCPVAERGRITPSTRAMLVAEVFDAERSGVR; encoded by the coding sequence ATGATTGGCATTCCCTCACTGCCTGAAGTGATGGGGCAGTGCGCATCGGACAAGTGTGTCGGATTCCAACGCGTCATCGATTCCGTTGCCGGGTACTTTGGACGATATGGCTGTCCCGCTGACCATGACGGTGTCTTGGTTGCGCTCTCCGGCGGACCGGATTCGGTGGCGCTGCTATCAGTCATGCTGCATGGAGCACGCGCGAAGGGCTGGACGCTCGCCGCAGGACACGTCAACTACCGGTTGCGCGGGACCGAATCCGACGACGATGAGAGATTCTGCCGAGCGTTGTGTCGGACCTGGGAAGTTCCCATCCACGTGCACCGTGTCCCACTCTCGTCTGTGCCGGTTGCCAATCGTCAGCATTGGGCGCGCACCGTCCGCTATGATTTCTTCAAGCAGGTTGCCGACGATCTGGCAGGTCATTGGATTGCCACCGGGCACCATCTGAATGATCGCGCGGAGTCATTCGCCGCCGCCGTATTGGATGCCGGCGGCACATTCGCCCTCGCAGGAATTCCGCCGGTCCGCGGCCGAATCATCCGACCGTTGTTTGACTGCCACCGCGGTGACATCCTCGCAATGCTCGACAGTCTGTGTATTCCATATCGCACAGATCGGTCCAACGACGACGTCCGATATCATCGCAACGTCATCCGCCACGAGATACTGCCCCAGTGGGAACGGCGTAACCCTTCGATTGCCGAGGGCCTGGCGCGGACCGCGTCGCAGTTATGGGAGCAGAGGCGGTTTCTGGAGAAATGCGCGGCCCGCCTCATCGACGACTCGGTTCGGGGAACGCATCTCGGGCGGATCACTCTTGCCGCCGAGGTGCTATCGTCGGCGGATGACGCGCTCGACCCATACATTCTGCGTCTGCTCGCGGGACGCATCGGGATCGATTGGTTGCCCACGACGGCGACGGTCGAGCGGTTCCGATTGTTGCGCCATGACCCCGATGGCCCGGCCAAGACGGTAGAACAGGGACGCTTGCGCGTTCTCCGGTCGATGCGTATGCTGGCGTGTGAGGATCGGTCGCGCGTACAAGAGATCGAGTCGGAGGCGGCCGCGTTGGTTCAGCAGGGATCCACGCTGAATCTGAATCGGACATATCTGCGATTACGGGTTCAACAGGTGCAGCCCGCCGCATTCGATGACAGGCAGATGGCGTACATCGATTTAGACAGTCTACAGGGTCGTGTGGCACTGCGCCGCCCGCAAAATGGGGATCGTTACCGACCGATCGGGCTTCGCGGCACCAAGAAGCTCTCGGACATTTTCGCGGAGCGACGCATCCCCGCGTTTCAGCGTGCCGATGTGCCCGTGCTTGCCGACAATGCCGGGATTCTCTGGCCGGTCGGCTGCCCGGTGGCGGAACGCGGGCGCATTACGCCATCGACACGTGCCATGCTCGTGGCCGAGGTTTTCGACGCTGAGCGATCGGGGGTCCGATGA
- a CDS encoding SpoIIE family protein phosphatase: MTEVRRHTTESVLTATPSRSRGQAVGEILSAPSVSDWSESEALIGAMRALHSTLNLNELYEIVVKVIASLTGSAGAVLLLHRPRTHHPIVFRAWLHEWETSLPLPAQAGDQLIGWLNDRANTHEPFDAPPREVADAILEVLKTPIRGEQWVPLVTPQRVIGAIGALTTASDPGRRLPALFVPLAEQATAALSNALLYRRVERQSLETQTLLAASRTLMSSRDLDQVLHAILDTLHRVLPYNAAGVFLVGDGGHVERIIDRGYEGPSDDSTVPLERKARKGLVGWVAAHGQPLIVNNVADDARYQRARTQTRSEMVVPIFAGERLVGVFNLERDSVDGFLEADLDIVTAFAQHAGVAVERARAEAVSDEKRRMEGELEVARRIQRTFLPDASPNVPGFDIAGVNIPSEQVGGDYYDFLPIVKDQLGIAIADVSGKGIPAALIMASLRASLIAEIRNQYALRRIIEKVNLLMCERNDEGRFVTAIYGVLDSRNRIFTFCNAGHNPGILRRADGSIVMLSDGGLALGILDDAQFVERAVGLNAGDVILLYTDGVTDVIGADGSMFDTERLLAALHRHAHLPSQQIIDAVRRELQEFADPGAPVDDLTLVCVKVLEPPI; the protein is encoded by the coding sequence ATGACCGAAGTGCGTAGACATACGACCGAGTCTGTCCTGACCGCCACACCGTCGCGTTCACGCGGCCAGGCGGTCGGCGAAATCCTCTCCGCCCCGTCCGTGTCCGATTGGTCGGAGTCCGAGGCGTTGATCGGGGCGATGCGGGCGTTGCACTCGACTCTGAATCTCAATGAACTCTACGAGATCGTCGTGAAGGTCATCGCCAGTCTGACCGGATCAGCCGGCGCCGTTCTCCTCCTTCATCGCCCGCGCACTCATCACCCGATTGTCTTCCGTGCATGGCTGCACGAATGGGAGACATCGCTCCCGCTGCCGGCACAGGCAGGGGATCAATTGATCGGTTGGCTCAATGATCGCGCCAATACGCACGAACCATTTGACGCCCCGCCGCGCGAAGTCGCCGATGCCATCCTCGAGGTCCTGAAGACTCCCATCCGCGGCGAGCAGTGGGTGCCGTTGGTGACTCCCCAACGCGTCATAGGAGCCATCGGTGCGCTGACGACCGCAAGTGATCCGGGTCGGCGGTTACCAGCGCTGTTTGTCCCATTGGCGGAACAGGCGACCGCCGCCCTGAGCAATGCACTTTTGTATCGACGTGTCGAACGTCAATCGCTGGAAACTCAGACGCTCTTGGCCGCGAGTCGCACATTGATGTCGTCCCGTGACCTCGATCAGGTGCTGCACGCCATCCTCGACACGCTGCATCGCGTGCTCCCCTACAATGCGGCCGGAGTGTTTCTTGTCGGCGACGGCGGCCATGTCGAGCGCATCATCGACCGCGGCTATGAGGGCCCCTCCGACGACTCGACGGTGCCTCTCGAGCGCAAGGCTCGCAAAGGACTGGTCGGCTGGGTGGCCGCGCATGGACAGCCGCTGATCGTCAACAATGTGGCGGATGATGCACGGTATCAACGCGCGCGAACGCAGACCCGCTCGGAAATGGTCGTTCCCATCTTTGCGGGGGAACGGCTGGTCGGGGTGTTCAATCTCGAACGCGACAGTGTCGACGGATTTCTCGAAGCGGATCTCGATATCGTCACCGCGTTCGCCCAGCATGCTGGTGTGGCGGTGGAACGGGCGCGCGCTGAGGCGGTGTCCGATGAAAAGCGTCGCATGGAAGGAGAGCTGGAGGTTGCCCGTCGCATTCAGCGGACCTTCCTTCCGGATGCCAGTCCGAATGTTCCGGGTTTTGACATTGCCGGTGTCAACATTCCCTCCGAGCAGGTGGGCGGCGACTATTATGACTTCCTGCCGATCGTCAAGGATCAACTCGGTATCGCCATCGCCGATGTGTCGGGCAAGGGAATCCCCGCGGCACTCATCATGGCATCGCTGCGCGCGTCGCTCATCGCGGAGATTCGCAACCAATACGCACTGCGCCGCATCATCGAAAAAGTCAACCTGCTGATGTGCGAACGCAACGATGAAGGGCGGTTCGTCACCGCCATCTACGGCGTGCTGGATTCCCGCAATCGCATCTTTACGTTTTGCAACGCCGGACACAATCCCGGCATCCTGCGCCGCGCCGACGGCAGCATCGTCATGCTTTCCGACGGCGGGCTGGCGCTGGGGATCCTCGATGATGCCCAGTTTGTGGAACGGGCGGTCGGCCTGAATGCCGGCGATGTGATTCTGCTGTACACCGACGGCGTCACCGATGTCATCGGTGCCGATGGATCGATGTTCGACACCGAGCGCCTGCTGGCGGCGCTGCACCGGCACGCGCACCTGCCATCACAGCAGATTATCGACGCGGTCCGGCGGGAACTGCAGGAGTTTGCCGATCCGGGTGCACCGGTCGACGATCTGACGCTGGTTTGCGTCAAGGTGCTCGAACCGCCAATCTGA